One window of Salminus brasiliensis chromosome 16, fSalBra1.hap2, whole genome shotgun sequence genomic DNA carries:
- the sgtb gene encoding small glutamine-rich tetratricopeptide repeat-containing protein beta, translated as MAVEKRLAYSIVQFLRDQTHRGSLNSDEQESLEVAIQCLETTFKISSSDCHLAAPQPLREIFLNSLLKNDIVASQETSPSPEDIERAEQLKNEGNNHMKEENYSCAVECYTKAIHLDQRNAVYYCNRAAAHSKLGNYTEATGDCERAIAIDPTYSKAYGRMGLALTSMSKYPEAISYFKKALVLDPENDTYKSNLKVAEQKKKEASSPTAAGLGFDMASLINNPAFISMAASVMQNQQVQQLMSGMMSNAVGGPAAGVGGLSDISSLIEAGQQFAQQIQQQNPELIEQLRNHIRSRSFSGSAEEHS; from the exons ATGGCAGTGGAAAAGCGGCTGGCGTATTCCATAGTGCAGTTCCTCAGAGACCAGACACACCGCGGCTCACTAAATTCAGATGAACAGGAAAGCCTCGAAG TTGCAATACAATGTCTGGAGACCACCTTTAAGATCAGCTCGAGTGACTGTCACCTTGCAGCTCCACAGCCCCTCAGAGAGATCTTTCTGAACTCCCTTCTTAAG AATGATATTGTGGCATCACAAGAGACGTCTCCCTCTCCGGAGGACATAGAGAGGGCTGAGCAGCTGAAGAATGAAG GGAACAATCACATGAAGGAGGAGAATTACAGCTGCGCTGTGGAGTGCTATACAAAAGCCATCCATCTGGACCAAAGAAATGCTGTGTACTACTGCAACAG GGCTGCAGCACACAGTAAACTGGGAAATTACACAGAAGCTACTGGAGACTGCGAGCGGGCGATAGCTATCGATCCGACATACAGCAAGGCCTACGGAAGAATGGG ACTGGCCCTGACGTCCATGAGCAAGTATCCAGAGGCCATCTCTTACTTTAAGAAGGCACTGGTACTAGATCCTGAAAACGACACCTACAAATCCAACTTGAAGGTCGCTGAGCAGAAAAAGAAGGAAGCATCGAGTCCT ACAGCCGCAGGACTGGGTTTTGACATGGCTAGCCTCATCAACAATCCAGCCTTCATTAGCATG GCGGCCAGCGTGATGCAAAACCAGCAGGTGCAGCAACT AATGTCAGGAATGATGTCAAACGCCGTTGGAGGGCCAGCAGCAGGGGTTGGAGGCCTGTCGGATATATCCAGCCTCATTGAAGC GGGTCAGCAGTTTGCCCAGCAGATCCAGCAGCAGAACCCAGAACTGATTGAGCAGCTGAGGAACCACATCCGGAGCCGCTCTTTCAGCGGCAGTGCTGAGGAGCATTCCTGA
- the trappc13 gene encoding trafficking protein particle complex subunit 13 isoform X1: MQAKGQSGLPSAKMDVNQAKQEHLLALKVMRLTKPTLFTNMPVTCEDRDLPGDLFSRLMREDPSTIKGAETLMLGEMLTLPQNFGNIFLGETFSSYISVHNDSSQVVKDILVKADLQTSSQRLNLSASNSAVSELKPECCIDDVIHHEVKEIGTHILVCAVSYTTQSGDKLYFRKFFKFQVLKPLDVKTKFYNAESDLSSVTDEVFLEAQIQNITTSPMFMEKVSLEPSMMYNVTELNTVTSGKENGESTFGKMSYLQPMDTRQYLYCLKPKPEFAEKAGVIKGVTVIGKLDIVWKTNLGERGRLQTSQLQRMAPGYGDVRLSLEFIPDTVNLEEPFDITCKITNCSERTMDLVLEMCNTRSVHWCGVSGRQLGKLSPSASLSIPLKLLSSVQGLQSISGLRLTDTFLKRTYEYDDIAQVCVVCPYLSPES, from the exons ATGCAGGCGAAAGGTCAGTCGGGTTTACCATCAGCCAAGATGGATGTGAATCAGGCTAAACAGGAGCATCTTTTGGCTCTGAAAG TGATGCGGCTGACCAAACCCACACTGTTCACTAATATGCCTGTGACCTGTGAGGACCGAGACCTTCCAG GTGACCTGTTCAGTCGTCTCATGAGGGAAGATCCATCTACTATTAAAGGGGCAGAGACCTTGATGCTTGGGGAGATGCTCACGCTGCCACAGAATTTTGG AAATATTTTTCTTGGCGAGACCTTCTCGAGTTATATCAGCGTGCACAATGACAGCAGCCAAGTGGTCAAAGACATCCTAGTAAAG GCTGACCTGCAGACCAGCTCTCAGAGGTTAAACCTGTCTGCGTCAAACTCTGCCGTCTCAGAGCTCAAACCCGAGTGCTGCATCGATGATGTCATCCACCATGAAGTCAAGGAGATCGGAACCCACAT TCTGGTTTGTGCGGTCAGCTACACCACTCAGTCAGGGGACAAACTGTACTTTAGGAAGTTTTTCAAATTTCAG GTTCTGAAGCCTCTGGATGTGAAGACCAAATTCTACAATGCCGAG AGTGACCTCAGTTCTGTG ACAGATGAGGTTTTCTTGGAGGCGCAGATCCAGAACATCACCACGTCTCCAATGTTCATGGAGAAAGTGTCTCTGGAACCTTCCATGATGTACAACGTTACCGAACTCAACACAGTGACTTCAGGAAAGGAGAA CGGTGAATCGACCTTTGGGAAGATGTCGTACCTGCAGCCGATGGACACACGGCAGTACCTGTACTGCCTGAAGCCCAAGCCAGAGTTTGCGGAGAAGGCTGGGGTCATTAAAGGGGTGACAGTAATAGGCAAACTGGACATTGTGTGGAAGACCAACCTAGGGGAGAGAGGCCGGCTACAGACGAGCCAGCTGCAGAGAATG GCTCCTGGTTACGGGGACGTGCGGCTCTCGCTCGAGTTCATTCCAGACACAGTGAACCTCGAGGAACCTTTTGACATCACCTGTAAAATCACTAACTGCAG CGAGCGAACCATGGACTTGGTGCTGGAGATGTGCAACACCAGGTCCGTGCACTGGTGTGGTGTGTCCGGAAGACAGCTAGGCAAACTGAGCCCCAGTGCCTCACTCTCCATCCCCCTCAAACTCCTGTCCTCCGTCCAGGGCCTACAG AGTATATCTGGCCTGAGGCTCACCGATACGTTCCTAAAAAGAACGTACGAGTACGACGACATCGCgcaggtgtgtgtggtgtgccCCTACCTGAGCCCAGAAAGCTGA
- the trappc13 gene encoding trafficking protein particle complex subunit 13 isoform X2: MQAKGQSGLPSAKMDVNQAKQEHLLALKVMRLTKPTLFTNMPVTCEDRDLPGDLFSRLMREDPSTIKGAETLMLGEMLTLPQNFGNIFLGETFSSYISVHNDSSQVVKDILVKADLQTSSQRLNLSASNSAVSELKPECCIDDVIHHEVKEIGTHILVCAVSYTTQSGDKLYFRKFFKFQVLKPLDVKTKFYNAETDEVFLEAQIQNITTSPMFMEKVSLEPSMMYNVTELNTVTSGKENGESTFGKMSYLQPMDTRQYLYCLKPKPEFAEKAGVIKGVTVIGKLDIVWKTNLGERGRLQTSQLQRMAPGYGDVRLSLEFIPDTVNLEEPFDITCKITNCSERTMDLVLEMCNTRSVHWCGVSGRQLGKLSPSASLSIPLKLLSSVQGLQSISGLRLTDTFLKRTYEYDDIAQVCVVCPYLSPES; encoded by the exons ATGCAGGCGAAAGGTCAGTCGGGTTTACCATCAGCCAAGATGGATGTGAATCAGGCTAAACAGGAGCATCTTTTGGCTCTGAAAG TGATGCGGCTGACCAAACCCACACTGTTCACTAATATGCCTGTGACCTGTGAGGACCGAGACCTTCCAG GTGACCTGTTCAGTCGTCTCATGAGGGAAGATCCATCTACTATTAAAGGGGCAGAGACCTTGATGCTTGGGGAGATGCTCACGCTGCCACAGAATTTTGG AAATATTTTTCTTGGCGAGACCTTCTCGAGTTATATCAGCGTGCACAATGACAGCAGCCAAGTGGTCAAAGACATCCTAGTAAAG GCTGACCTGCAGACCAGCTCTCAGAGGTTAAACCTGTCTGCGTCAAACTCTGCCGTCTCAGAGCTCAAACCCGAGTGCTGCATCGATGATGTCATCCACCATGAAGTCAAGGAGATCGGAACCCACAT TCTGGTTTGTGCGGTCAGCTACACCACTCAGTCAGGGGACAAACTGTACTTTAGGAAGTTTTTCAAATTTCAG GTTCTGAAGCCTCTGGATGTGAAGACCAAATTCTACAATGCCGAG ACAGATGAGGTTTTCTTGGAGGCGCAGATCCAGAACATCACCACGTCTCCAATGTTCATGGAGAAAGTGTCTCTGGAACCTTCCATGATGTACAACGTTACCGAACTCAACACAGTGACTTCAGGAAAGGAGAA CGGTGAATCGACCTTTGGGAAGATGTCGTACCTGCAGCCGATGGACACACGGCAGTACCTGTACTGCCTGAAGCCCAAGCCAGAGTTTGCGGAGAAGGCTGGGGTCATTAAAGGGGTGACAGTAATAGGCAAACTGGACATTGTGTGGAAGACCAACCTAGGGGAGAGAGGCCGGCTACAGACGAGCCAGCTGCAGAGAATG GCTCCTGGTTACGGGGACGTGCGGCTCTCGCTCGAGTTCATTCCAGACACAGTGAACCTCGAGGAACCTTTTGACATCACCTGTAAAATCACTAACTGCAG CGAGCGAACCATGGACTTGGTGCTGGAGATGTGCAACACCAGGTCCGTGCACTGGTGTGGTGTGTCCGGAAGACAGCTAGGCAAACTGAGCCCCAGTGCCTCACTCTCCATCCCCCTCAAACTCCTGTCCTCCGTCCAGGGCCTACAG AGTATATCTGGCCTGAGGCTCACCGATACGTTCCTAAAAAGAACGTACGAGTACGACGACATCGCgcaggtgtgtgtggtgtgccCCTACCTGAGCCCAGAAAGCTGA